From Onychostoma macrolepis isolate SWU-2019 chromosome 05, ASM1243209v1, whole genome shotgun sequence:
CATTATAAAGAATGTTCATGAATAATTAGATATTGTCAGTTGTATTTGCAATTTGTGGTACAGTCTGGATATTGCCGttaaattcttattttaaaaagttgcaGATCGTAAAATTAATAAGGTCTCTCGAAAagatttttacttaagaaaatcaataataaaatgctGTCCGTAGCAAATGGAAAGCATTTGAAATAGATTACTACTATGCTACTCTAACTGTTTCTGCCATGTCTTTATACAGTAtaatggatttttttccccctttcatTAAATGTCAGTCAAGTAGTCATTCCAACATATTGTATAGAAAAATATTGAACATAGACTACAATAtgtagaatataaatatagagtAAAATTttgatacaaaaaataaaataatattaataataataaaataaaaaaggaaaaaggccATCATACAAATAGAATAAAAGATTCACATTATAGACCTAGTGCGTTTTGCTGTGCTATTTTTCAACCAAAGTAGTAAATCAATATAATGTTTCACGTCTATctgaaataacaaaacaaacaaaaagtttttCCTTTAGCCCATTTCTGTTTATGCATATGGTACTTCCCCATAATCAAACAAAGATTAACAATAAAGGTCACATTTGGTGGTAATCTTTCtctaataaaatagaaaaatacatctttctcagaaaaataaactttctTGCCTAAATATTTACAAAGGCAGTGTGATGGAAATAGGACAGAGACTGTATGCTAGTGCTTGTCAACAGAAAAAGGGCTGTTACAATTTCGCCAGTTTTCATTGGCTAAGCCAAGGAAAGGGGAATGTTAACGTTAACCGTTTGCTGTCCGATCTAAGCGGTGAGGTCAGGGGACGTTGCATGTTGATTTCGTCCTTAGACCTGTTAGTTAGAGGATGAACCATGATTCTGCACTATGTTAGACCGGTGGTTTCCCTCATTCGGAACAGGAGTGTAAATGCTGCAGTTTCCAGGTTATATCATGCGGACAAAGTGGCAACAGTGGGCTCGCAGCCCGATTCACAGTCTCCGGTCTTTCAGGTAGGCCGCCAATGAAGCCTCGGACTCAAGTTCTTACAGCCTGCCGGCAGTGGGGGTTCTTCTGCCTCGGGAGTCGTGCATGTCGTGTCCTTGTGCACTACATGCAACACTGCTGCAACCGTTAAAAAAGTACATTCTCTTAGTTATTCGTGCCTGCGTCAgtataaaatatgttattagAATTACTGAGCAATATAATGTTCTCTATTACAGATCAGTGATTAGCattcaaaacagaaatatgtattttaagagcacatcttaatatttcatatacctgtgtgagagagaaaatctttaaaaaaaacatgactagTTTTCTCTATAAGAAGCAAAAGTTTCATTTGAAAAGTATACCTCTTTTGTTAGGGGCCCCTGCGTTATGCCAACACCGACATTGAAAACAATATTAAAGTCAGTTCTCTTTTCATATTTCACCTGCTATGAGTTTGCCAAGGTCACACAGGCTTAGCGAAGAAAACTGTTGCTGCTCTTGCTACATGTGTGATATACAAtatgaaaaatactgtttttttgtcACCTCCATAAGCTGTCTGATGAGGCTTGATTGAACCATATTTAGGAATTTTGTCATGGgctaattatttatataataaacttTGAATATGGTTATTGACCATCTAGAAATCTTTCATATTGTAGGAAAATTATGAGCGAATGCAAGCGCTGGTGAAGGAGTTGAAGGACAGGGCAGAAAAGATCAAACTTGGTGAGCGAGTTTGAAGTATTTAATTTGATACTCCTAAACACAGTGAATGAATTTTACATAAAGGTAGTTTGTGGCAGCATTAGCACATTTCCTGACACTAATGTTTACACAACACTGCCACTTTCAAAGGAGGTGGAGAAAAAGCAAGAAACCTACATACATCCAGAGGAAAGCTCCTGCCTCGGGAACGCATCGACAGACTGTTGGACCCTGGGTAAGAAcaaagtcatttttataaacaaacaaCTAAAATGTCATGATTGAAATGTTTCTGTCTATTCACACTGAACGTTttttctttgtgtgaatgtaGGTCTCCGTTTCTTGAGTTCTCCCAGTTTGCTGGCTATCAGTTATATGGTAAAGAGGAGGTTCCTGCAGGAGGCATAATCACTGGTATTGGTCGGGTGTCAGGGTGAGCAACATACAATACAATCAATATGTATGTATTGTTACATCTGTTAATAACATGCAGGAGTTTATAGTTcataacaccatgtctgcaCCTCACAGGGTGGAATGTATTATAGTTGCGAATGATGCTACTGTCAAAGGGGGAACCTATTATCCGGTCACTGTGAAGAAGCACTTGCGCGCCCAAGAGATTGCACAGCAAAACCATCTACCATGCATATATCTTGGTGAGTTCTCTCAGAGGGTTCATATTCTGTGTAGAATAACATTTTCTtactaatacttttatttttatctctGACCTGTTTTTCTCTAGTGGATTCTGGAGGAGCCAATTTACCCAGACAGGCAGATGTGTTCCCAGACAGAGATCACTTTGGACGCATCTTCTTCAACCAGGCTCGCCTTTCCTCGGAGGGCATTGCACAggtctttttgttttcatatacGCCAGTGGTTCCTAACCAGGGGGGCCCAGCAAAATTTTAAGGGGGCATtggatattttaatatatatatatatatatattttttttaaaataataataataattgtactAAAACAGCATTTCCCAATCCCAGTCCTTTGATGTATGTGAAATATGTAAAGTTCGCagcataaacttttttttaaaatgcatccaAGAGGTTTACAcaccggtctgttattgtggggAAATTTCCACTCCCCTAAACCTGACGCAGCACAAAACGAAATGTGATTAGTTGCTTTACAAAAAGTCAAGATGTAATGATAAGATAATGTTTAAGTGAAATgtttaccccaaaatgaaaattaattactcaccttcatgttgttccaaaccctaaagaccttcgttcatctacagaacacaaattaagatatttttgatgaaatctgagagctctctgatcctGCAttgacagcaatgcaactgaaatgttcccagacccagaaacgtagtaaggacattgaaGCTACaggaatactttttgtgcgcaaagaaaacaaaaataacataatttattcaacaattcttctccccaagttaccgtcttccgccattttggaaaGTACCACAACACATGTGCGTGTTTTCCCCAGAACATAACGCACGCGTcgtggtactctccaaaatggtgaaAGACCGTAACTctgggagaagaattgttgaataaattgttatttttgttttctttgtgcacaaaacgtattctcgtagcttcacaaaattaaagttgagccactgatgtcatatGGAGTGTTTTATCGATGttcttactacgtttctggatctgggaacatttcagttgtgttgctgtcccTATCCCCTTAATAACTATTCTTTTTATTGAAGAACATTCAGAATCAGTATTTTGAATCTTCCAGaattacaaaattaatcttagctagtttaatttataaacacTCCCAGtttctattattaaaaaattcagAAAAGCAGCGTTCTCATCATTTCAGCTTAATTGTGTCAGACATTGGGATGCCTTTGAGTccaaaagtttgagaaccattCATATAAGCCATTTATGACTATATAGATgcaaatgaatataaaatattgtttgttaatTGACATATGGCTTTGCTTTTAATCATCTCAAAGGGAGCTGATTCGTCATGGTGGATCAAATGTACCCCATATGTTTCAGATTGCTGTTGTGATGGGCTCCTGTACAGCAGGGGGTGCCTATGTGCCTGCGATGGCTGATGAGAGCATCATAGTACGCAAACAAGGGACCATTTTTCTGGGTGGACCACCGCTGGTATGTGTTAATGTCCTAGAGGGCATGTTTTGACACTCTGCTTACGTTCATCAATGGTAAATGTATTCAACAGGTAAAAGCTGCTACAGGTGAAGAGGTGTCTGCTGAAGACCTGGGAGGTGCAGACCTTCACTGCAGGTTAGAGAAACATCTGTATGTCCACATAAACACTTCCTTTGAGCTTGATTggattaatatatttttctacATTTGTTTCCCCTCAGAAAGTCGGGTGTTACTGATCATTATGCCCTGGATGATAATCACGCCCTTCATCTTGCACGCAAAGCTGTACGAAACCTGAACTACAAGAAGAATCTTGATGTGAGGACACAACTGCTCTTGTCTTCTCAAAAACACTTCATGACTTGATGCTGATCTTCTTTCATTTGTCCACTGCTTATTAGGTCACTGTTGAAGCTCCTGAGGCTCCTCTGTTTCCTGCCGATGAGCTTTATGGTATTGTGGGAGACAACCTCAAACGCAACTTTGACATTCGAGAGGTACTGGCCACAATTTGATCACTGGAATACAAGCCTATTGAAATGTTGCCTCAACAGACAGAAGTAATTATCAATTTCAGGTTATCGCTAATTACAGGTAATTATCAATTTCAGCTTATTGCTCGTATTGTTGATGGCAGCAAATTTGACGAATTCAAGGCCTTCTATGGAGACACACTCGTCACAGGTGGACATTTTTCAATAAACAtctttttgcatttgaatttcaaAAATGATTTCTTTCTTACTTTGTTCTGGCTTTCTTCATTTGCTTTCAAGGTTTCGCACGGATATTTGGTTATCCTGTGGGAATTATTGGCAATAATGGTGTGCTGTTCTCAGAATCTGCAAAGAAGGTGAGCATCTCCTGATCATTGTTCTGACCTTTAATGCTTCAAGTTCATTGGTCTAATCAGTCAACTTCCAGTGCAACGCAATGTAAAGAAATATTGAGAATATTTAGAACAAAATTTtgtattaaaggggtggttgattgcgattccacttttttaacgttagttagtgtataatgttgctgtttgaatATAATATCTGCAATGTTATGACGCTGAAACTTCAATGCAAATAGAGacatcgtcttttaaaattaagGCAGTTTAATGGcctacaacgagttacttcccgggttCGTGACGTcacaaacccagataaaccccgccccccgGGAACATGCTgcaaagggggcgaggccatgttgcgctgctttagagaagaggaagagttgttGCCATGCCgtcaaaactaggggtgcaaGAAAacatctattcatatatgaatcgcgattctgtcttctaacaataatggattcacaagtttcaaaatcaatgttctaaagcagcggttcttaatcctgttcctcgcgtcccctgctctgcacacgctCTGCTCTGAATCTCTCTCTTATTCAGATCAACAGCTCATCAGCTCCAATAAACTGTGGTCCAATTAAACACTTTACAGATAtttttcacatagctatgagaagcgttaAACATGGACACACATGCGGTTGCCGTACCGTATTAAAgatttaatcaggataaaaccgtatattaaaagctaacagaagcagtagcagttttttttaaaactaagcattaacacatgttagactgcatcTCATAAAaccaaccacccctttaaggaaGTGTCACACAATGGAACATTGCAATATTGATCCATCTTATGGATCAATATTGCAATGTTCCATTGTGTGACACTATTTAAAACTTTTGGAATTACTAacacattatattttactacaataaaaaactaaacctAAATTTACAATCTACTTTCTACGACAGTGTTTTAGtggcacattaaaaaaaaaagaaaaatctaaaattacgagattaaagtcgtaatagtttgagaaaaaagtcaaaattacaagaataaagtcaactttaatttcaactttattctcaaaatatttactttattctcaaaatattttgactttattctcgtattGCTATgaatatatttgcataattttgactgttttctcaaaatatttattatcataGTGGTACATTggctttattctcaaaatattacgactttaatcttgtaatatttatttttatttattttatttttttaatgtggcaCTAAAACGCATTGTGCTTCAGTTAgataatacacacaaaaatgaaaattcataatCTACTcttaaaccaaaattattggTTGGTAGCATCTTCCATGAAGCTtttttccatacagtgaaagtgtATACTTTTAAATGATTGCTAAAAATCTCtggaaatatttttcatttttaaattttttaaaaatgtattttatagggAACTCATTTCATTGAGCTTTGCTGTCAGAGAAACATTCCACTGctctttcttcaaaatattacagGTCAGTAAGTATGCTTCATCTGAACATATAAATTTAGTGTTACAATACAGTGCTGATACTGATTTGAGTCAGCACAGAATCATACATGTGACTAGTGAAATTGCTGCTGCCATTAACGTCATGATGTTGATGTGTCTCTTTTTATCAGGTTTCATGGTTGGCAGGGAGTATGAGGCTGGAGGTATTGCTAAAGATGGAGCTAAAATGGTGACCGCTGTGGCCTGTGCCAATGTGCCTAAGATTACCGTCATCATTGGAGGATCGTATGGTGCGGGGAACTATGGCATGTGTGGCAGAGCATATGGGTAAGCTTTATTATAAATGAACTTGAtttttcaaaggtacaaaattaaaaacatgctcaAGGTGTCCAGTTGACTAAACAACACATAATAAACTACCTCATTCAAAAATCTGCATGTGCACCTCACAGCCCCAGGTTCCTGTACATGTGGCCTAATTCCCGGATCTCTGTGATGGGAGGGGAGCAGGCAGCCACAGTGCTGGCCACCATAACTAAGGATCAAAAAGCCAGGGAAGGAAAAGAGGTAAGAATcgaaaaacaaagcaaatttaCTGAATTTACGAATCATTTCTAGGGATTGCGAAATTaagtttgatttttatttatttttttatagattaTTTTTCTGAGAGTTAAAAGGGCATATAGTTTGTATATCTCAGCTAActtgtaacatttttaatgttaattttccAGTTTACTGCAGAGCAGGAAGCTGCAATGAAAGAGCCAATTATCAAACGCTTTGAGGAGGAGGGAAACCCATATTATTCCAGTGCCAGGTAACTAGTtagatatttatatgtatgttaAAATTGTGTATTACATAAAATGCCTGTGATatgtggatttaaaaaaaaaaaaaaaattattattatttttttttatggcttTAATGTGTAATACGCTAATTCTGggctcagtaagatttttttaatgtttttgaaagaagtctctaataCTCGccaatattttgtattttatacatATGGTTTCTTccatattatattcatttatattttaaaatgttatttattcctgtgatggcaaagatgaattttcttaagtgtcacataatcctttagaaatcattctaatatgctgatttactgctaaaagaaatatttcttacagtataatattaatattgaaaacggttgtgctgcttaatatttttataccgtgatttttttttttttttttttaaggaatcattgatgaatagaaggttTAAAAGAATAGCATTGATTTCAAATcgaaaactttttaaaatcttttactgtcacttttgatcaatttaatgcatccttgctgagttATGAAGTATTAAGTATTATActaagtatttatttctttaaaaagaagtCTTAActggccccaaacttttgaacggtggAGTGTGTCATATGAACGAGTTTTTCCTACTACTTTCCTCGCAGTATAATGtctaattttcacttttttgcACTTGCTTCT
This genomic window contains:
- the mccc2 gene encoding methylcrotonoyl-CoA carboxylase beta chain, mitochondrial; protein product: MILHYVRPVVSLIRNRSVNAAVSRLYHADKVATVGSQPDSQSPVFQENYERMQALVKELKDRAEKIKLGGGEKARNLHTSRGKLLPRERIDRLLDPGSPFLEFSQFAGYQLYGKEEVPAGGIITGIGRVSGVECIIVANDATVKGGTYYPVTVKKHLRAQEIAQQNHLPCIYLVDSGGANLPRQADVFPDRDHFGRIFFNQARLSSEGIAQIAVVMGSCTAGGAYVPAMADESIIVRKQGTIFLGGPPLVKAATGEEVSAEDLGGADLHCRKSGVTDHYALDDNHALHLARKAVRNLNYKKNLDVTVEAPEAPLFPADELYGIVGDNLKRNFDIRELIARIVDGSKFDEFKAFYGDTLVTGFARIFGYPVGIIGNNGVLFSESAKKGTHFIELCCQRNIPLLFLQNITGFMVGREYEAGGIAKDGAKMVTAVACANVPKITVIIGGSYGAGNYGMCGRAYGPRFLYMWPNSRISVMGGEQAATVLATITKDQKAREGKEFTAEQEAAMKEPIIKRFEEEGNPYYSSARLWDDGIIDPADTRLVLGLSLSAALNAPTQKTRFGVFRM